The Antennarius striatus isolate MH-2024 chromosome 8, ASM4005453v1, whole genome shotgun sequence nucleotide sequence ttcagtgattttattttattttattttattttattttattttattttattttattttattttattttattttattttattttattttattttaatatgccGCCATAAGCGGAACTAGCGgcagacgaatgaatgaatgaatggtgacAACTGTAAGCATGCGCGGTGGCCAAACGGAAGTTGACGTTTCCCTGGTTACACTTCCACCAGCTTTGATCGTGGTGCGGTGTCCCGTGCATTCGGGTGTAGCATTATCAGTACGGGTACCTACCGGTTATCAGCATACCATGAATTAAACCAGACAACAGCCACGTGTTGACAAAACCTTCCATACCGGTGATGTAGTTATAACGGTAGGCTAAGACGCTTAATAGCTAAACTAGCTTACGCCGAACCAGACGAGCATTAGGCAGCGATGAACGCATTACCACGAAactaaatcctttttttttttttttttttaaaaagctcgGTTTTAATTTATTGCGTTTAGTTTCACCGTTTTCAGAATGACAACTCAGGACTGTAGGACTCTGGCTTACACGAAAAGCCCGAAAACATCGAAAAGAACAACATTTCAGGTAACCGGATTGTGTAATCGGAACAATAAAAGAAGTAAGAGAATCAGAAAAGAGGAATGAATCTCCAAAGTTCCCGTGAAGTGTTAAGTCATTCTGAATTTGTGTTGTTGTAGGACGAACTTGAGGCTGCTGTCTCTGCCAGGGCAAGTAAAACCACCACAGATCAATACTCAGATGGATTcacagaggatgaagatggtAAGGCAGGACCTTGCATAACTGCATTACATAACTATGTATATAACAATGATTCATGAAAATCATGAttcagaaaaagcaaaaaataaatgctgGTCCAGTCACTGATCTTGGGGTtagattgttttgttgttgatgaagtatgtacatatatgtttACCTATATATTTCTACATTTCACAGATTTTCTAAATAAACTCCtcaatttaagaaaaaagaagGCCAGTAAATTCAAGGCTGAGAGGAGTAAAAATAAAGTCTACGACTTTCAGATTTCAGATGATGAAGACAAACCTGGCAGAACGAAAAGAGTTTCGTTTATGAAAACCCAAAGAATCATCCCTCCCTCAGATGACACCACAACATCAGATTCACATGAAAACAAGCCTCCTGACCCGTCTATCTCTCTGCATACTGATGAGAGTGACTGCTTTTCTTCACAAAACTCCAAGGATGATGCACAATTTGAAAAGAACTATGAAGAGCCTGCTGATCTTCATACTGCAAGATGGGGTGCACGTGAATCTCTCTCATACCAAACAGAGGACGCTACAATGGATATGCCTTCACCAAGTGACAACAACGTGATGGAAGCTCCACATTCTGGGGAGAAGAGACACTATTTTCAGGAAGAATGTTGTCAGACTCCACTTTTATCAGCAGCTGACCTCAAAGACATGTCCTCAGCAGGTTCTGTTTACAGTGTTTCGTTGACAAGTAATAAAGGGTACATTTTACGTTATTTACCAACTATTATTATTCAGGTAGGGCTCCTGAGAAGGAGCTACCAAGGCCAAAACCGAGGCAAAGAACTCTTGGATTGACGAGTCACGACATGAACCAAGAAGATGGGAAATCTCAAGATCTTGCCAGACTTCAGACGTCTTCTGCATCTATTGACGTACCTAGCAACATTTCAAAAAGGAATTCCAGTCCAAATGTGTGTTACACTGCttgttttttcatcatttttaaaggcagattacatctttcaattgtttttgtctaatgttattttatcatttagcTAACAGAAGGAGAGGAGGTACTTCCAGGTAACCTTAGCAAATCTTCAAGCGAGAGTGAACAGTTGCAGTTTTTCACAAAGTCCACAGCTGACTCTGCATCCAGAGGTAATACACACTATGTTCAGCACCATAACcttgttttctgtttattaTTAACGCCATgatctttttattatttaatgtattgTTTTAGATGGCTTAATTTTTGATGACAGTAAAAGAAAGTACTCCACATCATTTGATGACTTAAATGTAAGTCATTCATTATTTGATGTATTTATGGTTGTCTCATGTTTGATATGTTCTGCCTCCTtttatgttcattttcaaaCTCAGTGACCGTTTTACTGTTTTCAGCCAAATGTAGTCAATGGCTCAGATCAACTCTCTTATGGCcatgaaaatatatgtgacaCCAGGTAAGTAAATTATCTACTGCAGCTAACATGCCTGCATATTTATGGATAAGAATGATAGAAGTCTGACTGGATATTATTTCACATATTGGAATATCAAGTTCTCACTCTAAGACTTCCAAGAAATCTGCGTGCTCCAGAAAAGTGGAATCAAGATATCTGGGCTCTCTCAAAGTTCTGGATGGTGAAATCTGCCagcatgaaacacaaacagcaaactCATTCAGAGCTGCCATATATCAGGTCAGTGTGAGAATGaacatgtgttgtttttgttcttcttttataCTATAGGATATAAAACATTCAGTGGTTTTACTGTGTCCTGCATGTTATGGCAAACAATGTATGCATCAGGGTAGTTGTCCTACACACTATGTAGAGCATTAAgaatgtcttcctcactacattaTTCTACATGTCTATCATCAAATAGAATGAGGGCAAGAAAGAACCGATTTGGATTTGAAATATAGATTTGAAATATACCTTTTCAACAATAATTCAATTAAATAGAGAAGCCTTGAACAGTGTCATATTGCAGTTTAACAGAGTAAAAAAGTAAACACCACAACACACGACAGCTGGAGGTATtgacagtgaatgaatgaatgaaacgtCAATACCAAATTGTTGTGTGGTACAACAATTTCCTGTTGGATGTGGCTTAgtttaaaattgaattttatttgaatagATTTTGTTTGTACACACTACATTCCACCACTGGTGTTTATCAATCATTACAGTCATTTGAAGGTATCAATCACGCTTATCTTCTCCTCGTCTCTTTGTTGTCCTAAAAGAACTGGCTTCAAAAGCATAAGGAAAAGTTAAGAGAGAACATGCTgctgaagaagaaggaagaaatACTAAAGGAATCTAAAAAAAAggtacattttccttttttttaatcaattggGACTACAGATCAAACTGACCAAACTTATCCAGAACATTATTAAAGAAACACAGGTTATGTTCATGCTGGCTGCTTTCTAGGAAGAAGAAGTTAAGagggaagctgctgctgcagcatttGAGgcatggaaagaaaagaaaactgaaaatctCAAAGTGAAAGCCAAAGAGAAGCAAGATAATATCAGAAAAGAGCAAAGGAGGATTGaagagaaagaacagaaaagacaaTCTGCTAAACAGGTATGGTAGCTGTTCATTGTACAACAACAGATCTAAAAAGCCATTTTGTGGGAAAGTATATGTTTAATGTGAAAATTACAGGTGTTTGAACAATGGAAACATCAGCATGATCAACAAAGCAAAGAGAAGTacagaaaacaaagagaagCTGAAAATGAACTGTTGttaaaaaagcaagaaaaagagGATGAACGAAAAAGACAGAGCAAATCTGCCTTTTCTAACTGGTGAGTGTGCAGTTTAACTTTTGgttattatttacatatttaaagaGTGATAAAACATGATCTGCCTGTGCACTAACCTCTACAAATGCAAAATGTCATGTTTACTTGTGCATTTG carries:
- the map9 gene encoding microtubule-associated protein 9 produces the protein MTTQDCRTLAYTKSPKTSKRTTFQDELEAAVSARASKTTTDQYSDGFTEDEDDFLNKLLNLRKKKASKFKAERSKNKVYDFQISDDEDKPGRTKRVSFMKTQRIIPPSDDTTTSDSHENKPPDPSISLHTDESDCFSSQNSKDDAQFEKNYEEPADLHTARWGARESLSYQTEDATMDMPSPSDNNVMEAPHSGEKRHYFQEECCQTPLLSAADLKDMSSAGRAPEKELPRPKPRQRTLGLTSHDMNQEDGKSQDLARLQTSSASIDVPSNISKRNSSPNLTEGEEVLPGNLSKSSSESEQLQFFTKSTADSASRDGLIFDDSKRKYSTSFDDLNPNVVNGSDQLSYGHENICDTSSHSKTSKKSACSRKVESRYLGSLKVLDGEICQHETQTANSFRAAIYQNWLQKHKEKLRENMLLKKKEEILKESKKKEEEVKREAAAAAFEAWKEKKTENLKVKAKEKQDNIRKEQRRIEEKEQKRQSAKQVFEQWKHQHDQQSKEKYRKQREAENELLLKKQEKEDERKRQSKSAFSNWYEKKTDGLHEKVTMELKAVKNKAEEEQYMKEERDLMALEVYEKWLARKDRQGRRQQEARRIQAILSPPPPWSPPNKITPFGK